In the Oncorhynchus tshawytscha isolate Ot180627B linkage group LG17, Otsh_v2.0, whole genome shotgun sequence genome, one interval contains:
- the LOC112216884 gene encoding tRNA-dihydrouridine(20a/20b) synthase [NAD(P)+]-like: MKMTTTNMMDMFEEGKVLKICAPMVRYSKLAFRSLVRKFDCDICFTPMIVAPDFMRSVKARDSEFTTNEADRPLIVQFAASDAQTLADAACVVAPFSDGVDLNCGCPQRWAMSDGYGACLINKPELVKDMVRHVRNQVGNPNYTASIKIRIHKDLRRTVDLCQKAEAAGVSWITVHGRTAEERHQPVHFDAIKTIKDSLSVPVVANGDIKTLRDVETTHQLTGVDGVMAARGLLSNPAMFAGYNETPLECVWDWVDLATNQGTPFTCFHQHLIYMLERVSSQPERKVFNSLQSTAAVIDYLHNTYGSPDTQTVGLSLLFSFQPPVSLFGCRRTVFLEMTLQWTAVALFLYVEIGVLLILCLPFISATRWQCIFQLRIWNKMARFWNKFFLAMIIILIVLFLDALREVRKYSGVGNGKDANLHPNMFDHLHMKLFRAQRNLYISGFTLFLWLVLRRVITLINQLATESGTTASLQIKAECANQTANKYMEDNELLKQTLMYGKGDKATAEGNELLRSEMEKLRGELKGSEEALIKSQSEMEAMKKQSDGLTKEYDRLLKEHQDLQESGDKKDD, from the exons ATGAAAATGACGACCACCAACATGATGGACATGTTTGAGGAAGGGAAAGTTCTGAAAATCTGTGCTCCTATGGTCCGGTATTCAAA GTTGGCATTCAGGTCACTGGTGAGGAAATTTGACTGTGACATTTGCTTCACTCCAATGATAGTTGCCCCTGACTTTATGCGTTCTGTCAAAGCCAGAGACAGTGAATTTACAACTAATGAAG ctGACCGTCCTCTGATCGTGCAGTTTGCTGCTAGTGATGCCCAGACCCTGGCTGATGCAGCCTGTGTGGTCGCACCCTTCTCTGATGGAGTGGACCTCAACTGTGGCTGTCCCCAGCGGTGGGCCATGTCAGATGGCTACGGGGCATGCCTTATCAACAAACCTGAGCTGGTTAAAGACATGGTTCGACATGTCAGGAACCAAGTGGGCAATCCTAACTACACAGCCTCCATCAAAATACG aaTTCACAAGGACCTGCGACGTACGGTGGACCTGTGTCAGAAGGCAGAGGCGGCAGGGGTGTCCTGGATAACGGTCCATGGTCGAACCGCAGAGGAGCGCCACCAGCCGGTCCACTTTGACGCCATCAAGACCATCAAGGACAGCCTGTCAGTCCCTGTCGTCGCCAACGGAGACATAAAGACCCTCCGAGATGTGGAGACCACTCACCAGCTCACTGGAGTTGATG GTGTGATGGCAGCTCGGGGGCTGTTGTCCAACCCGGCCATGTTCGCTGGCTACAACGAGACCCCTCTTGAGTGTGTGTGGGACTGGGTGGACCTCGCCACGAACCAGGGGACCCCCTTCACCTGCTTCCACCAGCACCTCATTTACATGCTGGAGAGGGTCAGCTCCCAGCCCGAGAGGAAGGTGTTCAACTCCCTGCAAAGCACCGCCGCAGTCATAGACTACCTCCACAACACATATGGatccccagacacacagacagtaggcCTATC TTTGCTTTTCTCTTTTCAACCTCCGGTTTCTTTGTTCGGGTGCCGCAGA ACTGTATTTTTAGAGATGACTTTGCAATGGACTGCAGTTGCCCTCTTCCTCTATGTGGAAATAGGTGTACTCCTTATCCTCTGTCTACCCTTCATCTCAGCCACCAG ATGGCAGTGTATCTTCCAGCTGAGAATATGGAACAAAATGGCCAGGTTTTGGAATAAATTCTTCCTCGCCATGATCATAATCCTTATAGTCCTCTTCCTTG ATGCTTTGCGTGAGGTGAGGAAGTATTCGGGGGTGGGAAACGGCAAGGATGCTAATCTGCATCCCAACATGTTTGACCACCTCCACATGAAGCTGTTCAGAGCCCAGAGGAACCTCTACATCTCTGGCTTTACCCTCTTCCTCTGGCT AGTTCTGAGGCGGGTGATCACTCTGATCAACCAGCTGGCGACAGAGTCTGGCACCACGGCCTCTCTGCAGATCAAGGCAGAGTGTGCCAACCAAACTGCCAATAAATACATGGAGGACAATGAGCTATTGAAGCAG ACTCTGATGTATGGGAAGGGGGACAAGGCCACAGCGGAGGGAAACGAGCTGCTGAGGTCAGAGATGGAGAAACTGAGAGGAGAACTGAAAGGCTCAGAGGAAG CCTTGATAAAGTCCCAATCCGAGATGGAAGCTATGAAGAAACAATCCGATGGACTGACCAAAGAATACGACCGACTGCTGAAAGAACACCAG GATCTTCAAGAGAGTGGAGATAAAAAGGATGATTGA